One Paroedura picta isolate Pp20150507F chromosome 16, Ppicta_v3.0, whole genome shotgun sequence genomic region harbors:
- the LOC143826500 gene encoding olfactory receptor 4D1-like, which yields MAQENQTTTVTEFILIGFSQNPNWNFALFLFFITIYITTWLGNLTIIFTVIFMHHLHIPMYFLLANLAALDISDSTVTALKLLTGLLSHPNTISYNWCISQIFFFHFTGASVDFLLTVMAVDRYIAIYKPLQYLTIMNQRVCITLVAGAWLGGFVHSIVQIWILLQLPFCGPNMLDNFYCDIPQVVKLACTDTYITQLLMVSNSGLIVTAMFFILLVSYSVILVKIRSHVTEGKHKAVSTCTAHIVVLSLNFGPAIFIYDRPFKVYPGDKIFQVMYTLITPMLNPMIFTLRNTEMKNAIKKLRRKIMSSNSRIFTREKAFVSRLQW from the coding sequence ATGGCTCAGGAAAACCAGACCACAACAGTCACAGAATTCATTCTAATAGGTTTTTCACAGAATCCAAACTGGAATTTTGCCCTTTTCCTATTTTTTATCACCATCTACATAACAACCTGGCTCGGAAACCTCACCATTATCTTCACTGTCATCTTCATGCATCACCTCCACATACCTATGTACTTCCTACTGGCCAATCTGGCTGCCTTAGACATCAGTGACTCCACAGTCACCGCTCTGAAGCTGTTAACAGGCCTCCTATCACACCCCAATACCATTTCCTACAACTGGTGCATTAGTCAGATCTTCTTTTTCCACTTTACTGGCGCTTCTGTGGATTTCTTGCTCACAGTCATGGCTGTGGATCGATACATAGCTATCTACAAACCACTGCAGTACTTAACTATCATGAACCAAAGGGTTTGTATAACTTTGGTAGCCGGTGCTTGGCTGGGTGGCTTTGTTCACTCCATTGTCCAGATTTGGATCCTCCTTCAGCTGCCCTTCTGTGGACCCAACATGTTGGATAATTTCTACTGTGACATTCCCCAAGTTGTCAAACTGGCCTGCACAGACACATACATCACTCAGCTGCTGATGGTTTCCAATAGtggattaattgtcacagctatGTTCTTCATCTTACTTGTATCATATTCTGTCATTTTAGTGAAGATTAGAAGCCACGTCACAGAGGGAAAGCACAAAGCTGTTTCGACTTGTACTGCACATATTGTGGTACTGAGCTTAAATTTTGGGCCTGCGATATTCATTTATGACCGTCCGTTTAAGGTATACCCAGGAGATAAGATATTTCAAGTAATGTATACTCTCATAACCCCAATGCTGAACCCTATGATCTTTACACTGAgaaatacagaaatgaaaaatgcTATTAAGAAACTCAGAAGGAAAATCATGTCTTCAAACAGCAGAATCTTCACTAGggaaaaagcctttgtctctagGTTGCAGTGGTAA
- the LOC143826215 gene encoding olfactory receptor 4D1-like: MTMNTTVTEFILLGFSQNPTMQTILFLIFLPIYITTWLGNLTIITIVIFMPRFHTPMYFLLANLAVVDISDSTVTALKMLWDLISHSNTISYKWCIGQIFFFHFTGGAVVFFLVIMAVDRYIAIYKPLQYLLIMHQGVCVGLVAGAWLGGFAHSIVQVALILQLPFCGPNLLDNFYCDVPQLIKLACTDTYITELLMVSNSGFLLTLVFFVLLVSYSVILIKIRTHVTEGKHKALSTCAAQIIVMSLNFVPGMFIYDRPFRVFPGDKVISVCYTLITPMLNPMIFTLRNREMKDTIKKLIRKMMSFAIKESK; encoded by the coding sequence ATGACAATGAATACAACAGTAACAGAATTTATTCTCTTAGGCTTCTCTCAGAACCCAACCATGCAGACCATTCTCTTCCTCATATTTCTTCCTATTTACATTACAACCTGGCTCGGAAATCTGACCATCATTACTATTGTAATTTTCATGCCTCGTTTCCATACACCCATGTACTTCCTCTTGGCAAACCTGGCTGTTGTAGATATCAGTGACTCCACAGTGACTGCACTCAAAATGTTGTGGGATCtcatctcccattcaaataccatCTCCTACAAATGGTGCATTGGCCAaattttcttcttccattttactGGAGGAGCTGTGGTCTTTTTCCTAGTAATAATGGCTGTTGACAGATACATTGCGATCTACAAACCACTGCAATATTTGCTTATTATGCACCAAGGAGTTTGTGTAGGTTTGGTGGCAGGTGCTTGGTTGGGTGGCTTTGCCCACTCCATTGTACAGGTAGCATTAATACTTCAGCTGCCCTTCTGTGGACCCAATCTGTTGGACAATTTCTACTGTGATGTCCCACAGCTCATCAAACTGGCATGCACAGATACATACATCACAGAACTCCTGATGGTTTCAAACAGTGGATTTCTTCTCACTTTAGTCTTCTTTGTCTTGCTTGTATCGTACAGTGTCATCTTGATAAAGATCAGAACCCATGTCACAGAAGGGAAACACAAAGCCCTGTCTACATGCGCTGCACAAATCATAGTGATGAGCTTAAATTTTGTTCCAGGAATGTTCATTTATGACCGTCCTTTCCGGGTATTTCCCGGAGACAAAGTCATTTCCGTGTGCTATACTCTTATCACTCCAATGTTAAATCCCATGATCTTTACTCTAAGAAACAGAGAAATGAAAGATACTATTAAAAAGCTGATTCGAAAAATGATGTCATTTGCAATTAAAGAATCAAAATGA